A DNA window from Bradyrhizobium sp. CCBAU 53421 contains the following coding sequences:
- a CDS encoding Ku protein → MAAPRAYWKGTLKLSLVSCPVALYPASTTVEKTRFHMINRETGNRLKQQMVDTETGDVVDGDQKGRGYEVSKGKYVEIEKDELEAVQIESNHTIDIDSFVPEGEIDKRYLDHPYYIRPDGKAGVDAFAVIRDAMKDQDRVALARIVLTNREHVIAIEPLDKGMLGTTLRYPYEVRDADDYFDDIKTPKVTKDMIELAGHILDSKAAHFDPSKFKDEYETALKALVRRKAAGKPIKAAAREEKPSNVVNLMDALKQSLKDRKGSARRSGSTARRPAAHRRTAKKAHRSSARSRKAG, encoded by the coding sequence ATGGCCGCTCCCCGCGCCTACTGGAAAGGCACGCTCAAACTCTCGCTGGTCTCGTGCCCCGTGGCGCTCTATCCGGCCTCGACCACGGTCGAGAAGACCCGCTTCCACATGATCAACCGGGAGACCGGCAACCGGCTGAAGCAGCAGATGGTCGATACCGAGACCGGCGACGTCGTCGACGGCGACCAGAAGGGCCGTGGCTACGAGGTCAGCAAAGGCAAATATGTCGAGATCGAGAAGGACGAACTCGAGGCGGTTCAGATCGAAAGCAACCACACCATCGACATCGACAGTTTCGTGCCCGAGGGCGAGATCGACAAGCGCTATCTCGACCACCCCTATTACATCAGGCCCGACGGCAAGGCCGGCGTCGACGCCTTCGCCGTGATCCGCGACGCCATGAAGGATCAGGACCGCGTCGCGCTGGCGCGGATCGTGCTGACCAACCGCGAGCACGTGATCGCGATCGAGCCGCTCGACAAGGGCATGCTCGGCACCACCCTGCGCTACCCCTATGAGGTCCGCGATGCCGACGATTATTTCGACGACATCAAGACCCCAAAGGTGACCAAGGACATGATCGAGCTCGCCGGCCACATCCTTGACAGCAAGGCCGCGCATTTCGATCCGTCGAAATTCAAGGACGAGTACGAGACCGCGCTGAAGGCCCTGGTCCGCCGCAAGGCCGCCGGCAAGCCGATCAAGGCCGCCGCGCGCGAGGAGAAGCCGAGCAATGTGGTGAACCTGATGGACGCGCTGAAGCAGAGCCTGAAGGACCGCAAGGGTAGCGCAAGGCGCTCAGGCTCCACCGCGCGGCGCCCGGCCGCACATCGCCGTACCGCCAAGAAGGCGCACCGGTCGAGCGCGCGATCGCGCAAGGCGGGGTAA
- the treY gene encoding malto-oligosyltrehalose synthase: MPPAIPIATYRLQLTADFDFDAAAAVAPYLKALGISHVYASPFMKARKGSTHGYDVVDHTKFNPELGGEDGFARFSDALKQSDLGLILDFVPNHVGVHFADNPWWLDVLEWGPVSPHAVSFDIDWDQLPYRARGGVLLPILGSSYGKALERGDIELRYDADEGSFSAWYFEHRLPIAPERYGEVLRTIVREAGAEDSTAGRALLELAARYRGLRHPNRKEAPALKAAIQAIEGSSEIIARGLDAYRAGEDRPTPTLALHHLLERQHYKLGHWRLASSDINYRRFFDVNTLAGLRVEDAATFEASHSLVKRLIAENRLQGLRLDHIDGLRDPAQYFQRLRRLIRSAQGAKAKPFYMVIEKILGEDEKLTKFSGVHGTTGYEWMNTISQVLVEGRGLEPLNEIWRQISNQSPNLTPVLRAAKRRVLETLLTSEFTVLARLVARIASGHYSTRDFSADSLRQALELYVLHFPVYRTYLTASGPAAHDRALISETIARARADWFAADEGIFDFLRDALTMDLLKPGRPPHSAPRVRRFALKVQQFTGPMMAKSLEDTTFYRYHRLLALNEVGGDPAASAIAPETFHAMMQARVREWPHGMTSTATHDTKRGEDARARIMALAEIPGEWTSAVARWKVLNAPHLVLDGEMRAPSATFEYMLYQALIGAWDPGDTSLTARIQAYALKAAREGKQETSWLNPHEPYEAGVKTFIDRILDRNASTEFLDALDTLAQRTALIGALNSLSQIALKATMPGVPDFYQGTESWDLSLVDPDNRRPVDFAARADMLAALEAPDWDALAESWRDGRLKFAWTRHLLRLRNELPDVFTSGDYQPLTVSGPHRDHVIAFARRHGREAVIVAVAKSFAPFTQGGRSWPRPEAFEGQIDLAGYALPGGDGKTQLSTLFAKQPVAVVKAKVAAGTKRAPKRAGAQG; encoded by the coding sequence ATGCCTCCGGCGATCCCGATCGCGACCTACCGACTGCAACTCACTGCCGATTTCGACTTCGATGCCGCCGCCGCGGTGGCGCCGTATCTGAAGGCGCTCGGCATCAGCCATGTCTATGCCTCGCCCTTCATGAAGGCGCGCAAGGGATCGACCCACGGCTACGATGTCGTCGATCACACCAAATTCAATCCGGAACTCGGCGGCGAAGACGGCTTTGCGCGGTTCAGCGACGCGCTGAAGCAGAGCGACCTCGGGCTGATCCTGGATTTCGTGCCGAACCATGTCGGCGTGCACTTTGCCGACAATCCGTGGTGGCTCGACGTCCTGGAATGGGGCCCGGTGTCGCCGCACGCGGTCTCGTTCGACATCGACTGGGACCAGCTGCCCTATCGTGCACGCGGCGGCGTGCTGCTGCCAATCCTCGGCTCGTCCTACGGCAAGGCGCTGGAGCGCGGTGACATCGAGTTGCGCTACGACGCAGACGAAGGCAGCTTCTCCGCCTGGTATTTCGAGCATCGCCTGCCGATCGCGCCGGAGCGCTATGGTGAGGTGCTGCGGACCATCGTTCGCGAGGCCGGCGCCGAAGACAGCACAGCAGGGCGCGCATTGCTCGAGCTCGCCGCACGGTATCGCGGGCTGCGTCACCCGAACCGCAAGGAAGCGCCGGCCCTGAAGGCCGCGATCCAGGCGATCGAAGGAAGCTCCGAGATCATCGCGCGCGGGCTCGACGCCTATCGCGCCGGCGAGGACCGGCCCACCCCGACGCTGGCGCTGCATCATCTCCTGGAGCGCCAGCATTACAAGCTTGGCCACTGGCGGCTTGCTTCCAGCGACATCAACTATCGCCGCTTCTTCGACGTCAACACGCTGGCCGGTCTCCGGGTCGAGGACGCCGCGACGTTCGAGGCGAGCCACAGCCTCGTCAAGCGGCTGATCGCGGAAAACCGGCTGCAGGGCCTGCGGCTCGACCATATCGACGGCCTGCGCGATCCCGCGCAATATTTCCAGCGGCTGCGCCGCCTGATCCGCTCGGCGCAGGGCGCCAAGGCAAAGCCGTTCTACATGGTGATCGAGAAGATCCTCGGCGAGGACGAGAAGCTGACGAAGTTCAGCGGCGTCCATGGCACCACCGGCTATGAATGGATGAACACGATCAGCCAGGTGCTGGTCGAAGGTCGCGGCCTCGAGCCGCTCAACGAGATCTGGCGCCAGATCAGCAACCAGTCGCCGAACCTGACGCCGGTGCTGCGCGCAGCCAAGCGTCGCGTGCTGGAGACCTTGCTGACCAGCGAATTCACCGTGCTGGCGCGGCTCGTCGCGCGCATTGCCAGCGGGCACTATTCGACCCGCGACTTCTCCGCCGACAGCCTGCGGCAGGCACTCGAGCTGTATGTGCTGCACTTCCCGGTCTATCGCACCTATCTCACCGCCTCGGGACCAGCCGCGCATGATCGCGCGCTGATCAGCGAGACCATCGCGCGCGCCCGCGCCGACTGGTTCGCCGCCGACGAAGGCATCTTCGACTTCCTGCGCGATGCCCTGACCATGGACCTCCTGAAGCCCGGCCGGCCGCCGCACAGCGCGCCGCGGGTGCGGCGCTTCGCGCTGAAGGTGCAGCAGTTCACCGGGCCGATGATGGCGAAATCGCTGGAGGACACGACGTTCTATCGCTACCACCGCCTGCTCGCGCTCAACGAGGTCGGCGGCGATCCGGCAGCCAGCGCGATCGCGCCTGAGACCTTCCACGCCATGATGCAGGCCCGCGTCCGCGAATGGCCGCACGGCATGACGTCGACCGCGACCCACGACACCAAGCGCGGCGAGGATGCCCGCGCCCGGATCATGGCGCTTGCGGAAATCCCCGGCGAATGGACCAGCGCGGTGGCGCGCTGGAAGGTGCTGAACGCGCCGCATCTGGTGCTCGACGGCGAGATGCGCGCCCCTTCGGCCACGTTCGAATACATGCTGTATCAGGCCCTGATCGGCGCCTGGGATCCTGGCGACACCTCGCTGACCGCGCGCATCCAGGCCTATGCCCTGAAGGCCGCGCGCGAGGGCAAGCAGGAGACCAGCTGGCTCAATCCGCACGAGCCTTATGAAGCGGGTGTGAAGACCTTTATCGATCGGATCCTCGATCGCAACGCTTCGACTGAATTCCTCGATGCCCTCGACACGCTGGCACAGCGCACCGCGCTGATCGGCGCGCTGAACTCGCTGAGCCAGATCGCGCTGAAGGCGACGATGCCGGGCGTGCCGGATTTCTACCAGGGCACCGAAAGCTGGGATCTTTCGCTTGTCGACCCCGACAACCGCCGTCCGGTCGACTTTGCCGCACGCGCGGACATGCTCGCGGCGCTGGAGGCGCCGGATTGGGATGCGCTGGCGGAAAGCTGGCGCGACGGCCGGCTGAAGTTCGCATGGACGCGGCACCTGCTGCGGCTGCGCAACGAGCTGCCTGACGTCTTCACCAGCGGCGACTACCAGCCGCTCACGGTCAGCGGCCCGCATCGCGATCATGTCATCGCCTTCGCGCGGCGCCATGGCCGCGAGGCGGTCATCGTCGCGGTGGCGAAATCATTTGCCCCGTTCACGCAGGGCGGACGCAGCTGGCCACGCCCCGAAGCCTTTGAAGGCCAGATCGACCTGGCCGGATATGCGCTCCCGGGCGGCGACGGCAAAACTCAGCTCTCGACGCTGTTCGCAAAACAGCCGGTCGCAGTTGTGAAAGCGAAGGTCGCAGCCGGAACGAAGCGCGCCCCGAAACGCGCAGGCGCGCAAGGCTAG
- the ligD gene encoding DNA ligase D translates to MPLRNLTTYRKKRDFEKTNEPSGEVKVAPGKQRRFVIQKHDATRLHYDFRLEFDGVFKSWAVTRGPSLDPHDKRLAVEVEDHPLDYGDFEGTIPEGQYGGGTVQLWDRGTWVSDDPERGFRKGDLKFTLHGDKLHGSWVLVRMKNDRFGGKRTNWLLIKHRDEYAVEGNGEAILDEDRSVASGRSMAEIAAGKGRAPKPFMLAKGNGKGNGKAKADAVWQSNHGMAADARARTKAPAPKAQLKARPKAQPKQVAEMPDFVSPQLCAAVESPPNGAGWCHEIKFDGYRVQLRIEDGEAVVKTRKGLDWSDKFGAIVKEAGKLPDALIDGEIVALDKNGTPHFSTLQAALSDGKTDQLIFYAFDLLFAGTEDLRPLPLTERKARLQALLAARKGKNPLIRYVEHFEERGDAVLDSARKLGLEGIVSKRLDGAYRSGRSDDWTKAKIRAGHEVVLGGWKDTNGKFRSLMAGVYRGDHLAFVGIVGTGFGQDTVRRIMPALKAAASDTNPFGGKDAPKKARDVHWLKPELVAEIEFAGWTDAGNIRQAAFKGLRQDKPAHEVEAERPVATKVVKPMAKGRSSGKSTGEVMGVTISHPDKALWPDAGDGAPVTKLDLANYFETVGEWMISYLKGRPCSIVRAPDGIKGETFFQRHAMAGTSKLLKLAKVSGDRKPYLQIDQVEGLAAVAQLGGLELHPWNCAPDAYDTPGRLVFDLDPAPDVAFSDVIDAAKDMRQRLTAVGLESFCKTTGGKGLHVVAPLLAGARDKVTWKEAKAFVQAICQWMAQDDPERYLINMSKAKRTGKIFLDYLRNDRLSTAVAVLSPRARPGATVSMPLTWSQVRGDLDPKKYTVRSVPALLAKSKAWAGYEDAASSIKAAMKKLEGR, encoded by the coding sequence GTGCCGCTGAGAAACCTCACCACCTATCGCAAGAAGCGCGACTTCGAGAAGACCAATGAGCCGTCGGGCGAGGTCAAGGTCGCACCCGGCAAGCAGCGGCGCTTCGTGATCCAGAAGCACGACGCGACGCGGCTGCACTATGATTTCAGGCTGGAGTTCGACGGCGTCTTCAAGTCCTGGGCGGTGACGCGCGGGCCCTCGCTCGATCCCCATGACAAGCGGCTCGCGGTCGAGGTCGAGGATCATCCGCTCGACTATGGCGATTTCGAAGGCACCATTCCGGAAGGCCAGTATGGCGGCGGCACGGTGCAGCTGTGGGATCGCGGCACCTGGGTATCTGATGATCCCGAGCGCGGCTTCAGGAAGGGCGACTTGAAGTTCACGCTGCATGGCGACAAGCTGCACGGCAGCTGGGTGCTGGTGCGGATGAAGAACGACCGCTTCGGCGGCAAGCGCACCAACTGGCTTCTGATCAAGCACCGCGACGAATATGCCGTTGAGGGCAACGGCGAGGCGATCCTCGACGAGGACCGCTCGGTCGCCTCCGGCCGTTCGATGGCAGAAATCGCGGCCGGCAAGGGCCGCGCGCCGAAGCCGTTCATGCTGGCGAAGGGGAACGGGAAGGGCAACGGCAAGGCCAAAGCGGATGCGGTCTGGCAGTCCAATCACGGCATGGCCGCCGACGCGCGCGCCAGGACCAAGGCGCCGGCGCCCAAAGCGCAATTGAAGGCGAGGCCGAAGGCGCAACCGAAGCAGGTGGCGGAGATGCCGGACTTCGTTTCGCCGCAGCTCTGCGCCGCGGTGGAGAGTCCGCCCAACGGCGCGGGCTGGTGTCACGAGATCAAGTTCGACGGCTATCGCGTGCAGCTCCGCATCGAGGACGGCGAGGCCGTGGTGAAGACCCGCAAGGGGCTCGACTGGTCCGACAAGTTCGGCGCCATCGTGAAGGAGGCCGGCAAGCTGCCGGATGCCCTGATCGACGGCGAGATCGTGGCGCTCGACAAGAACGGCACGCCGCATTTCTCGACGCTGCAGGCGGCGCTGTCCGACGGCAAGACCGACCAGCTGATCTTCTACGCGTTCGACCTGCTGTTTGCCGGCACCGAGGATCTTCGCCCGCTGCCGCTCACCGAGCGCAAGGCGCGGCTGCAGGCGCTGCTGGCGGCGCGCAAGGGCAAGAATCCCCTGATCCGCTATGTCGAGCATTTCGAGGAGCGCGGCGACGCCGTGCTGGATTCCGCGCGCAAGCTCGGGCTGGAGGGCATCGTCTCCAAGCGGCTCGACGGCGCTTACCGTTCCGGCCGCTCCGATGACTGGACGAAAGCAAAGATCCGCGCCGGCCATGAGGTGGTGCTCGGCGGCTGGAAGGACACCAACGGCAAATTCCGCTCGCTGATGGCGGGCGTCTATCGCGGCGATCATCTGGCCTTTGTCGGCATCGTCGGCACCGGATTCGGACAGGACACCGTCCGCCGCATCATGCCGGCGCTGAAGGCCGCGGCATCCGACACGAACCCGTTCGGCGGCAAGGATGCGCCGAAGAAAGCCCGCGACGTGCACTGGCTGAAGCCGGAGCTGGTCGCCGAGATCGAGTTCGCCGGCTGGACCGATGCCGGCAATATCCGCCAGGCGGCGTTCAAGGGCCTGCGCCAGGACAAGCCGGCGCATGAGGTCGAGGCCGAGCGGCCGGTCGCAACCAAAGTGGTGAAGCCGATGGCCAAAGGGAGATCATCAGGGAAATCAACCGGCGAGGTGATGGGTGTCACCATCTCCCATCCGGACAAGGCCTTGTGGCCCGACGCCGGCGACGGGGCGCCGGTGACCAAGCTCGATCTCGCCAACTATTTCGAGACAGTCGGCGAATGGATGATCTCCTATCTCAAGGGCCGGCCGTGCTCCATCGTGCGTGCCCCTGATGGCATCAAGGGCGAGACGTTCTTCCAGCGTCATGCGATGGCCGGCACGTCGAAGCTCCTCAAGCTCGCCAAGGTTTCCGGCGACCGCAAGCCGTATCTGCAGATCGACCAGGTCGAGGGCCTGGCAGCGGTCGCGCAGCTCGGCGGTCTCGAACTGCATCCCTGGAATTGCGCGCCCGATGCCTATGACACGCCGGGCCGCCTGGTGTTCGATCTCGATCCCGCACCCGACGTCGCGTTCTCCGACGTGATCGACGCCGCCAAGGACATGCGCCAGCGGCTGACCGCGGTCGGCCTAGAGAGCTTCTGCAAGACCACCGGCGGCAAAGGGCTTCATGTCGTGGCGCCGCTGCTCGCAGGCGCCAGGGACAAGGTGACCTGGAAGGAGGCCAAGGCATTCGTGCAGGCGATCTGCCAGTGGATGGCGCAGGACGATCCCGAGCGCTATCTGATCAACATGTCGAAAGCCAAGCGCACCGGAAAGATCTTCCTCGACTATCTGCGCAACGACCGGCTCTCGACCGCGGTCGCGGTGCTGTCGCCGCGGGCACGGCCGGGCGCGACGGTGTCGATGCCGCTGACCTGGAGCCAGGTGCGCGGCGACCTCGATCCGAAGAAATATACGGTGCGGTCGGTGCCGGCGCTGCTCGCCAAGAGCAAGGCGTGGGCCGGCTACGAGGATGCGGCCTCGTCGATCAAGGCGGCGATGAAGAAGCTGGAGGGGCGTTAA
- a CDS encoding DUF6496 domain-containing protein, translating to MARKYSRKASSDVERVMKKRKAGTLRSGRSKKKVKSRKQAIAIGLSEARAKGRKVPKKASKKTAKRKTAKKRKTAKKK from the coding sequence ATGGCAAGAAAATACTCGCGAAAGGCATCAAGCGATGTCGAGCGTGTGATGAAGAAGCGCAAGGCCGGGACGCTGCGCAGCGGCCGCTCCAAGAAGAAGGTGAAGAGCCGCAAGCAGGCGATCGCGATCGGACTGTCGGAAGCGCGCGCCAAGGGGCGGAAGGTGCCGAAGAAGGCGTCGAAGAAGACGGCGAAGCGCAAGACGGCGAAGAAGCGGAAGACTGCGAAGAAGAAGTAG
- a CDS encoding response regulator, with protein sequence MNATPIKVLVIDDEPPIRKLLRMGLSTQGYDILEASNGRNALEMLGEGPALIILDLGLPDIQGHDLLRMIRGRNESVPIVVLSSRGDEAGKVQALDLGADDYLTKPFGMDELLARLRAALRHQLQVQGERPVFRSGDLSVDLVRRIVKVGDKEIKLSPKEYDLLRVLVQHAGKVLTHRFLLKELWDELTDAQYLRVYVRQLRQKIEADPERPQFVLTETGIGYRLRAAD encoded by the coding sequence ATGAATGCGACGCCGATCAAAGTCCTGGTCATCGACGACGAGCCACCGATCCGCAAGCTCTTGCGGATGGGGTTGAGCACGCAGGGCTACGACATCCTCGAAGCCTCCAACGGCAGAAACGCGCTCGAGATGCTGGGGGAGGGGCCGGCGCTGATCATTCTCGATCTCGGTCTGCCCGACATCCAGGGTCACGACCTCTTGCGCATGATCCGCGGCCGCAACGAGAGCGTCCCGATCGTGGTGCTGTCGAGCCGCGGCGACGAGGCCGGCAAGGTGCAGGCGCTCGATCTTGGCGCCGACGATTACCTGACCAAGCCGTTCGGCATGGACGAATTGCTGGCGCGACTGCGTGCGGCGCTGCGCCACCAGCTGCAGGTGCAGGGCGAGCGGCCCGTGTTCCGCTCCGGCGATCTCTCGGTCGATCTGGTGCGCCGGATCGTCAAGGTCGGCGACAAGGAGATCAAGCTGTCGCCGAAGGAGTACGACCTGCTACGCGTGCTGGTGCAGCATGCCGGCAAGGTGCTGACCCACCGTTTCCTCTTGAAGGAGTTGTGGGACGAATTGACCGACGCGCAATATCTACGCGTCTATGTGCGCCAGCTCCGCCAGAAGATCGAGGCCGATCCCGAGCGTCCGCAATTCGTGCTGACCGAGACCGGCATCGGCTATCGGCTGCGTGCGGCGGATTAG
- a CDS encoding polyhydroxyalkanoic acid system family protein — protein MSAPLIVSIPHSLGRDEAMRRLKTGLSRAAANVPVMSVDEERWEDNRMSFRVRALGQVAAGHLDVEDTHVRLEVTLPWLLQRFAEVAQVAIQKSGQLLLTKR, from the coding sequence ATGTCGGCTCCGTTGATTGTCTCGATCCCCCACAGCCTCGGCCGCGACGAGGCGATGCGGCGCCTGAAGACGGGCCTGTCGCGCGCCGCGGCGAATGTGCCCGTCATGAGCGTCGACGAAGAACGTTGGGAGGATAACCGCATGAGCTTCCGCGTCCGCGCGCTGGGGCAGGTCGCGGCCGGACATCTTGATGTCGAGGATACCCATGTGCGCCTGGAGGTAACGCTGCCGTGGCTGCTGCAGCGCTTCGCCGAGGTCGCGCAGGTCGCCATCCAGAAAAGCGGGCAGTTGCTGCTGACCAAGCGCTGA
- the treZ gene encoding malto-oligosyltrehalose trehalohydrolase — protein sequence MSAQHFGPEVTPDGTRFRLWAPAAKRVDLLLDKPHTRSRDAHALTRDAAGWYVAEIPGARAGTRYKFRVDDDVDVPDPASAFQPDDVFGPSEVIDHAAFEWRATGWRGRPWHEAVILEAHVGTFTVEGTYRAMIDKLDHLVATGITALELMPLADFAGGRNWGYDGVLWYAPDSTYGRPEDLKTLIDEAHLRGLMVMLDVVYNHFGPEGNYLGRYAPSFFSDAHTPWGSAIDYRVPEVRAFAIGSVVSWLRDYRFDGLRFDAVNTIVEAGEVSILHDFSKAAGKLATETGRHINLVLENGDNIASLLDAAEDPPHGKFRGQWNDDYHHAWHVLLTGETQGYYGDYRAPKQDLARALSSGYIYQGEVSEFWGGKARGEPSGELSPTCFINFLQNHDQIGNRPLGDRLESIANPKAIEAALAVTLIAPTTPMLFMGEEWGATTPFPFFCDFKGDLANAVRAGRRKEFAWAYAKYGDDIPDPLAEATVRSAVLDWAALGDDPARTRLALVRDLLAVRRREITPRLTGARFGGDRVIGDLLAAHWRMGDGRTLRLTANLSDRAISGAAEPKGTAIWGGALPSDLPGWAVRWHIG from the coding sequence ATGAGTGCACAGCATTTCGGCCCTGAGGTGACACCGGATGGCACGCGCTTCCGGCTCTGGGCGCCGGCGGCAAAGCGCGTCGACCTGCTGCTCGACAAGCCGCATACGCGAAGCCGCGATGCGCATGCGCTCACGCGCGACGCCGCCGGCTGGTACGTCGCCGAGATTCCGGGTGCGCGCGCGGGCACGCGATATAAATTTCGCGTCGATGATGACGTCGACGTGCCCGACCCGGCCTCCGCATTCCAGCCGGACGACGTGTTCGGCCCGAGCGAGGTGATCGATCACGCAGCTTTCGAATGGCGCGCGACCGGATGGCGCGGACGTCCCTGGCATGAGGCCGTCATTCTCGAGGCCCATGTCGGGACCTTCACGGTGGAAGGCACCTACCGCGCCATGATCGACAAGCTCGATCATCTGGTGGCGACCGGCATCACCGCGCTCGAGCTGATGCCGCTGGCGGATTTCGCAGGCGGGCGCAACTGGGGTTATGACGGCGTGCTGTGGTACGCCCCCGACAGCACCTACGGCCGTCCCGAGGACCTCAAGACCCTGATCGACGAAGCGCATCTGCGCGGGCTGATGGTGATGCTCGACGTGGTCTACAACCATTTCGGCCCCGAGGGGAATTACCTCGGCCGCTATGCGCCCTCCTTCTTCAGCGATGCGCATACGCCGTGGGGTAGCGCGATCGACTACCGCGTGCCCGAGGTGCGCGCGTTTGCGATCGGCAGCGTCGTCAGCTGGCTGCGCGACTATCGCTTCGACGGGCTGCGCTTCGACGCGGTCAACACCATCGTCGAAGCCGGCGAAGTCTCCATCCTGCATGACTTCAGCAAAGCCGCCGGAAAGTTGGCGACCGAGACCGGCCGGCACATCAACCTCGTGCTCGAAAACGGCGACAACATCGCAAGCCTGCTCGATGCCGCCGAGGACCCGCCGCACGGCAAGTTCCGCGGCCAGTGGAACGACGATTATCATCACGCCTGGCATGTGCTGCTGACCGGAGAAACCCAGGGCTACTACGGCGACTACCGGGCTCCGAAGCAGGACCTCGCGCGCGCATTGTCCTCCGGCTACATCTACCAGGGCGAAGTCTCGGAGTTCTGGGGCGGCAAGGCCCGCGGCGAACCGAGCGGTGAGTTGTCGCCGACCTGCTTCATAAACTTCCTGCAGAACCACGACCAGATCGGCAACCGGCCGCTCGGCGATCGGCTCGAAAGCATCGCAAACCCGAAGGCGATCGAGGCGGCGCTGGCGGTCACGCTGATCGCGCCGACCACGCCGATGCTGTTCATGGGCGAGGAATGGGGCGCAACGACGCCCTTCCCGTTCTTCTGCGATTTCAAGGGCGACCTCGCCAACGCCGTCCGCGCCGGCCGGCGCAAGGAATTCGCCTGGGCCTATGCCAAATATGGCGACGACATTCCCGACCCGCTTGCCGAGGCGACGGTGCGATCGGCCGTGCTCGACTGGGCGGCGCTTGGCGACGATCCAGCGCGCACGCGGCTCGCGCTCGTACGCGACCTGCTCGCGGTGCGCCGGCGCGAGATCACGCCGCGGCTCACCGGGGCGCGCTTCGGCGGCGACCGCGTCATCGGCGATCTGTTGGCCGCGCATTGGCGGATGGGCGATGGCCGCACGCTGCGGCTCACGGCCAATCTGTCGGATCGGGCTATCAGCGGCGCAGCGGAACCGAAGGGAACTGCGATCTGGGGCGGCGCGTTGCCGAGCGACCTCCCCGGCTGGGCGGTGCGCTGGCACATCGGATAG
- a CDS encoding DUF3309 family protein has product MSLGTIILIILVIALLGGFSGIGGGPFYGTGYYGGGGLGLVIVILLILLLLGRL; this is encoded by the coding sequence ATGTCACTTGGAACGATCATTCTTATCATTCTGGTCATTGCGCTGCTTGGCGGCTTCAGCGGCATCGGCGGCGGACCGTTCTACGGCACCGGCTACTATGGCGGCGGCGGTCTCGGCCTCGTGATCGTGATCCTGCTGATCCTGTTGCTGCTCGGACGATTGTAG